A single region of the Chryseobacterium sp. 6424 genome encodes:
- a CDS encoding DUF3037 domain-containing protein: MQEPKIYEYAVIRLVPKVEREEFFNIGLVMFSKKAKYIRAEFHLCPKKFQLMHSKLDYEEVQKNLDHFRQVANGDKTGGEIAGFDIPERFRWLTAVRSSVIQTSRPHPGKTTDLDQTFERLFDELVR, from the coding sequence ATGCAAGAGCCTAAAATTTACGAATACGCTGTGATCCGCCTTGTACCGAAGGTAGAGCGTGAAGAGTTTTTTAACATCGGGCTGGTAATGTTTTCAAAAAAAGCAAAATACATCCGTGCTGAATTTCATCTGTGCCCAAAGAAATTTCAACTCATGCATTCAAAACTCGATTATGAGGAGGTACAGAAAAACCTTGATCATTTCCGTCAGGTGGCGAACGGTGATAAGACAGGCGGCGAAATCGCTGGTTTCGATATTCCCGAGAGATTCCGGTGGCTTACCGCAGTGCGCAGCTCGGTGATCCAGACCTCGCGCCCACACCCGGGGAAAACAACGGATTTGGATCAAACATTCGAGCGGTTGTTTGATGAATTGGTGAGGTAA
- a CDS encoding HipA family kinase: MSHDLSLRTVTVMRYILPLREGGSLPALAEADDDFKYVLKFRGAGHGVKMLISELLGGKIAELLGLQIPELVFAHLDVDFGRTEADEEIQDLLKFSEGLNLALHFLSGAIAYDSSVKIDPLLASKIVWLDAFITNIDRTHKNTNLLMWHKELWVIDNGASFYFHHSWMNFERHALSPFSYIKDHVLLSQAAALDEADTFAKSVLNEHNLREIVDLIPSEWLEWDDTEDSPEEIKDIYFNFLMTRLANSSNFVNEAKNARA, from the coding sequence ATGAGCCACGATTTATCTTTGCGTACCGTAACTGTGATGCGCTACATACTGCCACTTCGCGAGGGCGGCTCGCTGCCTGCGCTTGCTGAGGCGGATGACGATTTTAAATACGTCCTGAAATTCCGCGGTGCCGGCCATGGCGTAAAAATGTTGATCTCTGAACTTTTAGGCGGCAAAATCGCAGAACTTCTCGGACTTCAAATTCCGGAGCTGGTATTTGCCCATCTTGATGTGGATTTCGGCAGGACCGAAGCAGACGAAGAAATTCAGGATCTGCTGAAATTCTCCGAAGGACTGAATTTGGCGCTGCATTTTCTCTCAGGCGCAATCGCTTACGATTCTTCGGTAAAAATTGATCCCTTACTGGCTTCAAAAATCGTATGGCTTGATGCGTTTATCACGAACATCGACCGTACACATAAAAACACGAACCTGCTAATGTGGCACAAGGAGCTTTGGGTGATTGATAATGGCGCATCCTTCTACTTCCATCATTCGTGGATGAATTTCGAAAGACACGCGTTAAGCCCCTTCAGTTACATTAAAGACCATGTATTGCTGTCGCAGGCTGCTGCGCTTGATGAGGCCGATACGTTCGCAAAATCGGTTCTGAATGAACACAATCTGCGCGAGATTGTAGACCTCATCCCGTCAGAATGGCTCGAATGGGACGATACTGAAGATTCCCCCGAAGAAATAAAGGATATTTATTTCAACTTCCTGATGACACGCCTGGCAAACTCCTCTAACTTTGTAAACGAAGCAAAAAATGCAAGAGCCTAA
- a CDS encoding 23S rRNA (pseudouridine(1915)-N(3))-methyltransferase RlmH: MRINLVCIGKTDDKEITALVHYYQNRLPKHWNFDFIQIPDVKNARSLSPELLKKEEAKLFLQHTESTDLVILLDEKGKQFTSREFAAKIDGWMNSSIKKVSLFIGGAYGFSEEIHQRANEKISLSKMTFTHQMIRLFIVEQLYRADQILQGKPYHND; the protein is encoded by the coding sequence ATGAGAATCAATTTAGTGTGTATCGGCAAAACCGATGACAAAGAAATCACCGCACTTGTGCACTACTACCAAAACCGCTTGCCCAAGCACTGGAACTTCGACTTCATCCAGATACCTGATGTCAAAAACGCCAGAAGCCTGTCACCCGAACTGCTGAAAAAAGAAGAGGCAAAACTCTTTCTTCAACATACCGAAAGTACGGATCTTGTTATCCTGCTCGATGAAAAAGGCAAGCAGTTTACCAGCCGCGAATTTGCCGCAAAGATTGATGGATGGATGAATTCTTCTATCAAGAAAGTCTCTCTATTCATCGGTGGCGCATACGGTTTTTCTGAAGAAATCCATCAGCGTGCGAACGAGAAAATCTCGCTGTCGAAAATGACTTTCACGCATCAGATGATCCGCCTTTTCATTGTAGAGCAACTTTACCGTGCCGACCAAATCTTGCAGGGAAAACCTTACCACAACGATTAA
- a CDS encoding YihY/virulence factor BrkB family protein, whose amino-acid sequence MGIKTPKFLLKIHAYLDDLHIPFLGISLWKMFEIYGQGVFKMQIGRSAASISWSFFLSLFPFILFLLSLLPYLPHYDKLQFYIFEVLMYNIFPAHIQQDITSYIQGYIIPNMKNISNLTIIFAMVFAVNGTHSLINGFNLNTNLQRGVVKEYLVAFAITIAFVILIIASLLGVYYSEVVLKLFTPEINISWFVKNMSRIIGFISFPVFYLILLALFYWVGCLKITSFKQALPGAILTTVLFVVLTYIFAIYVRDFARYNVLYGSIGTIILVMVWVNINIILILLGNELNIAIKKVRVEKMIADEMIGATQNFATELPGLDDPDEAHTIKA is encoded by the coding sequence ATGGGCATTAAAACTCCTAAATTCCTGCTGAAAATCCATGCGTATCTGGATGACTTACACATCCCTTTTTTGGGCATTTCGTTGTGGAAAATGTTTGAAATTTATGGGCAGGGAGTTTTCAAGATGCAGATCGGGCGCAGCGCGGCGAGTATTTCGTGGAGTTTTTTTCTGAGTCTTTTCCCCTTCATTCTGTTTCTTCTTTCTTTACTGCCGTATTTGCCACATTACGATAAGCTGCAGTTTTATATTTTTGAGGTGCTGATGTACAATATCTTTCCGGCACATATTCAGCAGGATATTACTTCATATATTCAGGGATACATCATCCCGAACATGAAGAACATTAGCAACCTGACGATTATTTTCGCGATGGTTTTCGCGGTGAACGGTACGCATTCGCTCATCAATGGTTTTAACCTAAACACCAATCTGCAAAGAGGTGTAGTGAAGGAATATCTGGTGGCGTTTGCGATTACCATTGCTTTTGTGATACTTATTATTGCCTCGCTGCTGGGCGTGTATTACAGTGAGGTGGTGCTGAAGCTCTTCACCCCAGAAATCAACATCTCGTGGTTTGTGAAGAACATGAGCAGGATTATCGGTTTTATTTCGTTTCCGGTATTTTATCTTATTTTGCTGGCGCTATTCTATTGGGTGGGCTGTCTTAAGATTACCTCTTTCAAACAGGCATTGCCAGGTGCCATACTCACCACGGTACTTTTTGTGGTTCTTACTTATATCTTCGCCATCTATGTGCGCGATTTTGCCCGCTATAACGTACTGTATGGCTCTATCGGGACCATCATTCTGGTAATGGTATGGGTGAATATTAACATCATTCTTATCCTTTTGGGTAATGAACTGAATATTGCCATTAAAAAGGTTCGTGTTGAGAAAATGATCGCGGATGAAATGATCGGTGCCACTCAGAATTTCGCTACCGAATTACCCGGCTTGGATGATCCCGATGAGGCGCATACCATCAAAGCCTAA
- the nhaA gene encoding Na+/H+ antiporter NhaA translates to MLITNYFKKFLHSSQSSGILLIICVITSLLIANSPWATSFQHLLDTSVGTNTFGLNYALSIWINDGLMAIFFLLVGLEIKREIVEGELSSFKNASLPIVAALGGMVVPAVIYSLFNQGTPYAKGWAIPMATDIAFSLAILSLLGKRVPVSLKIFLAALAIVDDLGAIVVIALFYTDQLHYEYLGLSAVMVLVLILLNYLKVTRHILYIIPGLLLWYFMHHSGIHATIAGVLLAFTIPTNVSVTEISPLEKLEQKLHLPVNFLIMPLFALANTNITFKAGMLEGLFSSLGYGIIFGLVVGKMVGISFFSWLSIKLKISSLPIRSTWPQMIGTALLAGIGFTMSIFIALLSFKGHAEIQDEAKFAILVASLIAGFSGYIILRILGKKNKEDI, encoded by the coding sequence ATGCTGATTACCAATTATTTCAAGAAATTCCTGCACAGCTCGCAGTCCTCCGGTATTTTACTGATCATTTGCGTGATCACATCATTGCTCATTGCAAATTCGCCGTGGGCTACATCTTTCCAACACCTTCTGGATACTTCTGTCGGCACCAACACTTTCGGACTGAATTATGCGCTCAGCATTTGGATTAACGATGGTTTGATGGCGATTTTCTTTTTACTGGTCGGCCTCGAGATCAAGCGCGAAATTGTGGAAGGGGAACTTTCGAGTTTTAAGAATGCCTCCTTGCCCATTGTGGCGGCGTTAGGCGGGATGGTAGTTCCTGCGGTGATTTATTCTTTATTCAATCAAGGCACACCTTATGCAAAAGGCTGGGCCATCCCAATGGCCACCGATATTGCCTTCTCGCTTGCGATCCTCTCGCTGCTTGGCAAAAGAGTGCCGGTTTCACTTAAGATATTCCTGGCAGCATTGGCTATTGTAGATGATCTGGGGGCAATTGTGGTCATCGCCCTTTTCTATACGGATCAACTGCATTATGAATATTTGGGGCTGAGTGCTGTAATGGTACTGGTGCTTATCCTTCTGAATTATCTAAAAGTTACGCGACACATTTTGTATATCATTCCGGGCTTGTTGCTTTGGTATTTCATGCATCATTCGGGCATTCATGCGACGATTGCGGGGGTGCTGCTGGCCTTTACCATTCCTACAAATGTTTCAGTAACCGAGATTTCCCCACTTGAAAAACTCGAACAAAAATTACACCTGCCTGTTAACTTCCTTATTATGCCTTTGTTTGCGCTAGCCAACACGAATATCACCTTCAAAGCCGGTATGTTAGAAGGACTTTTCAGCAGTTTGGGTTACGGCATCATCTTTGGGCTTGTGGTAGGAAAGATGGTTGGGATCAGCTTCTTTTCATGGCTTTCCATAAAATTAAAAATAAGCAGTTTACCTATCCGAAGCACTTGGCCACAGATGATCGGTACAGCGTTGCTGGCGGGTATTGGCTTCACGATGTCCATCTTCATCGCGTTACTTTCGTTCAAAGGTCATGCGGAAATACAGGATGAGGCAAAATTTGCCATCCTCGTCGCCTCCCTGATCGCAGGTTTCAGCGGATATATAATCCTCAGAATCCTTGGGAAGAAAAACAAAGAAGATATTTAG
- a CDS encoding RelA/SpoT family protein → MVYDLEQENKEILARYKDLISNTYRTLDEEQNKLIRKAFDIALDAHKDQRRKTGEPYIYHPIEVAKIVANEIGLGATSIACALLHDVVEDSDYTYEDLRKRFGEKIANIVNGLTKISVMNHQNISIQSENYRKLLLTLSEDFRVILIKIADRLHNMRTLESMSPDKQKKIASETVYIYAPLAHRLGLYNIKSELEDLSLKFNNAEVYYDISRKLELAKESRERYIEEFKKEVSEQLSAEGLNFSIKGRAKAISSIYRKMLKQGVTFDEVYDNYAIRIIYRSDAKNEKFLAWKIYSIVTDLYHSNPQRMRDWISRPRSTGYESLHLTVLGPDKKWIEVQIRSERMDDIAEKGVAAHYKYKEGFRQNSDEKNFEKWVTEIREVLENQQSLTTTELLDNIKLNLYSKEVFVFTPKGEIKILPIGSTALDFAFSVHSDLGTKCLGAKVNGKLVPISYVLQNGDQVDILSSQNQKPKADWLEFVVTSKAKSKIKAILNSEKNTLAEEGKEILQRKMRHAKLNFNDEEINKMQKFFNLKTSQDLFLSFQNGSLDISDIKKYTEGKGLLSNFIQRFRKSPSKNEVLHGLPDTNLDLIVFGKDEEKMNYTFSKCCTVIPGDRIFGFITISDGIKVHNDNCPNAINLRAQYDYRVLPAKWVNEESFKNRIKIEIEGLDRMGMINDITAVISNSMNMDMKSMSIESNNGIFIGNINMEVRNKSQLEETFKQLKNINGVSRVKRL, encoded by the coding sequence ATGGTTTACGATCTAGAACAGGAAAATAAGGAAATACTCGCTCGCTATAAAGACCTCATTTCCAACACCTACCGAACACTTGATGAAGAACAGAACAAACTGATCCGCAAGGCGTTCGATATCGCCCTTGATGCCCACAAAGACCAACGGCGAAAGACAGGTGAGCCTTATATTTATCACCCGATTGAAGTGGCAAAAATAGTCGCCAACGAAATCGGTCTTGGTGCCACATCCATCGCGTGCGCGCTGTTACACGACGTGGTAGAAGACTCAGATTATACTTATGAGGACTTGCGGAAACGGTTCGGCGAGAAGATTGCCAACATCGTAAACGGGCTCACGAAAATATCGGTGATGAACCACCAGAACATCTCGATACAGTCTGAAAATTACCGTAAACTGCTGCTGACATTATCCGAAGATTTCCGGGTGATTTTGATTAAGATCGCCGACCGTTTGCACAACATGCGCACACTGGAAAGCATGTCGCCGGATAAACAGAAAAAAATTGCCTCAGAAACGGTATATATTTACGCACCACTCGCGCACCGTTTGGGACTGTATAACATTAAATCTGAGTTGGAAGACCTTTCGCTGAAGTTCAATAATGCGGAAGTTTATTACGACATTTCGAGAAAACTAGAGCTTGCTAAGGAAAGCCGCGAACGTTACATCGAAGAGTTTAAAAAAGAAGTATCTGAACAACTGAGTGCGGAAGGACTTAACTTCTCCATCAAAGGGCGGGCGAAGGCGATCTCGTCGATTTATCGGAAAATGCTCAAACAGGGTGTTACCTTCGATGAGGTTTACGACAATTACGCGATCCGGATCATTTACCGTTCTGATGCCAAGAACGAAAAATTCCTGGCCTGGAAAATCTATTCTATCGTTACAGACCTCTATCACAGCAATCCGCAGCGGATGCGCGACTGGATCTCGAGGCCGCGATCTACAGGTTACGAAAGTCTTCACCTGACCGTTTTGGGCCCTGATAAGAAATGGATTGAAGTACAGATTCGTTCAGAAAGGATGGATGATATTGCTGAAAAGGGCGTCGCTGCGCATTATAAATACAAAGAAGGTTTCCGGCAGAATTCTGACGAAAAAAACTTCGAGAAATGGGTAACAGAAATACGTGAAGTCCTAGAAAATCAACAATCACTGACCACCACCGAACTGCTGGATAACATCAAGCTGAACCTATACTCCAAAGAAGTATTTGTGTTTACGCCAAAAGGTGAGATCAAGATCTTACCCATTGGTTCTACCGCGCTGGATTTTGCCTTTTCCGTACACTCAGATCTTGGGACGAAATGTCTCGGCGCAAAGGTGAACGGTAAACTGGTGCCTATTTCTTACGTTTTGCAGAATGGGGACCAGGTGGACATCCTTTCTTCGCAAAACCAAAAGCCAAAAGCCGACTGGCTGGAGTTTGTAGTTACCTCCAAGGCCAAATCGAAGATTAAAGCTATCTTAAATTCTGAAAAAAACACGCTCGCTGAAGAGGGTAAAGAAATTCTTCAGAGGAAAATGCGCCATGCAAAACTTAATTTCAACGATGAGGAGATTAATAAAATGCAGAAATTCTTCAACCTGAAAACCTCGCAGGACCTTTTCCTGAGTTTCCAGAACGGCAGTTTAGACATCAGCGATATTAAGAAATATACCGAAGGGAAAGGCTTACTCAGCAACTTCATTCAGCGCTTTCGCAAGTCACCTTCCAAGAACGAGGTCCTCCACGGCCTGCCGGACACCAATCTTGATTTGATCGTTTTTGGGAAGGATGAAGAAAAGATGAACTATACCTTCTCGAAATGCTGCACCGTGATCCCTGGCGACCGAATCTTTGGTTTCATTACTATTTCTGATGGTATAAAAGTGCATAACGATAATTGCCCGAACGCCATCAACCTTCGCGCGCAGTACGATTACAGGGTGCTGCCTGCTAAATGGGTGAATGAAGAAAGCTTCAAAAACAGGATAAAGATCGAAATCGAAGGACTTGACCGTATGGGCATGATTAATGACATCACGGCGGTCATCAGCAACTCCATGAACATGGATATGAAGAGCATGTCGATAGAATCTAACAACGGGATCTTTATCGGCAACATCAATATGGAAGTGCGCAACAAGAGCCAGCTTGAGGAAACCTTCAAACAACTGAAAAACATCAACGGCGTTTCGCGCGTAAAACGACTTTAA
- the dacB gene encoding D-alanyl-D-alanine carboxypeptidase/D-alanyl-D-alanine-endopeptidase, whose translation MNRLIFIFLLLTQVLSAQQITEKLAQATQNLLKTSAAYSANISVYVADAEGRLVYEYNGNQGLSSASTQKIFTAGAALETLGADYRYTTTVSYDGKISGGSLNGNLLITSNGDSTLGSWRYDGYKPEDFKKKLLAALQQHGIKKITGNLIIDDTYFDFQTVPGGWPWNDLGNYYGAGVWGVNWRENQFDLQMNGRDMKSVNIDLPHVNWVSDLKTGGTSDQSLVFTAPFSNVAYINGTLPNKNMTVSGATPNPPLSLGTEIQKWLQQSDIEFNGEITTGNLQRIAGQTVHTSGGPKILEYQSPTLDKIIYWFMRKSVNLYGETLIKTLGKEKMNDGSFAAGITYLKDFWKGKGIHPAMINFADGSGLSPQNYVSAKAEVQALLWSSKQRWFTIFHDGFPTQGNGMKMKSGTMKNTKSFAGYHTTKDGNKYVYAVILNNYQGADITEALYRILNILK comes from the coding sequence ATGAACCGACTGATTTTTATTTTCCTACTGCTGACGCAGGTTTTATCTGCACAACAGATCACCGAGAAATTAGCGCAGGCAACCCAAAATCTTCTAAAGACATCCGCCGCTTATTCCGCGAACATTTCTGTTTATGTAGCAGATGCAGAAGGGAGGCTCGTGTACGAATATAATGGCAATCAAGGACTTTCATCGGCATCTACACAGAAGATCTTTACGGCTGGGGCAGCATTGGAAACCCTGGGCGCAGATTATAGATATACCACAACGGTATCTTATGACGGTAAGATCTCGGGTGGAAGTTTAAACGGCAATCTTCTTATCACCTCGAATGGTGACTCTACACTGGGCAGCTGGCGCTACGATGGCTACAAGCCCGAAGATTTCAAAAAGAAACTTTTGGCGGCATTGCAACAGCACGGAATTAAAAAAATTACCGGTAATTTAATCATTGATGATACGTATTTCGATTTCCAGACGGTGCCCGGCGGCTGGCCCTGGAACGACCTCGGCAACTATTATGGCGCTGGCGTCTGGGGCGTAAACTGGCGCGAAAACCAATTTGATCTTCAGATGAACGGTAGAGATATGAAGTCGGTAAACATTGATCTACCACATGTAAATTGGGTGTCTGACCTTAAAACCGGCGGGACTTCCGACCAAAGCTTGGTCTTTACGGCGCCTTTTTCTAATGTAGCCTATATCAACGGCACGCTGCCAAATAAAAACATGACCGTTTCGGGTGCGACACCCAATCCGCCACTTTCGCTGGGAACGGAAATCCAGAAATGGCTTCAACAGTCGGATATTGAATTTAATGGAGAAATTACCACCGGCAACCTTCAACGCATTGCTGGACAAACGGTTCACACATCAGGCGGTCCTAAAATCCTCGAATATCAATCGCCCACTTTAGATAAGATCATCTACTGGTTTATGCGTAAAAGCGTGAATCTATACGGCGAAACTTTAATTAAAACTTTAGGGAAAGAAAAGATGAACGACGGTAGTTTTGCCGCGGGGATTACCTATCTTAAAGACTTCTGGAAAGGTAAAGGCATACATCCCGCGATGATAAACTTCGCGGATGGGAGCGGACTGTCACCCCAAAACTATGTATCGGCAAAGGCTGAAGTGCAGGCGTTATTGTGGAGCAGCAAACAGCGTTGGTTTACAATTTTTCATGATGGCTTCCCCACCCAAGGCAACGGCATGAAAATGAAAAGCGGGACCATGAAAAATACGAAATCCTTTGCAGGTTACCATACCACCAAGGACGGTAATAAATACGTGTATGCGGTGATTCTGAATAATTATCAGGGCGCGGACATCACCGAGGCCTTATATCGAATCCTAAATATTCTGAAGTAA
- a CDS encoding sensor histidine kinase, with protein MKRRSFLSKINNWVIYILLTLAITAVVVASVVLIDYLRREEIKRIELFATAMKYQQEEIIEDPMTLDLLLQISKTNNTIPVIVTDKNKNPIGTDFQKNIPEHVQKDPQKMRDLLVKMERSYQPIELQMPNGNNQYVFYMNSTLLNNLRYSPYILGLLVFAYIWFSFWFLRTIKKTDEGYVWAGLAKETAHQIGTPLSSMIGWIEILRMENENSEGVREIEKDINRLKTISERFSKIGSVPELNDLNINETLQQNYDYLKSRISTKVRFTLVLPHEEILIPHNRILLSWVIENIVKNAVDAMRGEGRLEICMYEKNRSIFIDFKDSGAGMTGYQASNAFKAGYSTKKRGWGLGLSLAKRVIKEYHRGDIRIAHTEVGKGTTFRISIKNT; from the coding sequence ATGAAGCGCCGGAGTTTTCTGTCAAAGATCAATAACTGGGTGATTTATATTCTGCTTACCTTGGCCATAACAGCAGTCGTAGTCGCCTCAGTGGTGTTGATCGACTATTTGCGGCGCGAGGAAATTAAGCGTATCGAACTTTTTGCGACCGCGATGAAATATCAGCAGGAAGAGATCATTGAAGATCCTATGACGCTTGACCTGCTGCTTCAGATCAGTAAAACTAACAACACGATCCCGGTAATCGTCACCGATAAGAACAAAAACCCCATAGGGACAGATTTTCAGAAAAATATCCCCGAACACGTACAAAAAGATCCCCAAAAAATGCGCGATCTGCTGGTGAAAATGGAGAGATCCTACCAACCGATTGAACTGCAGATGCCCAACGGGAACAACCAGTATGTTTTCTATATGAACTCTACTTTGCTGAACAACCTGCGGTATTCACCTTACATCTTGGGGCTTTTGGTTTTTGCTTACATTTGGTTCTCCTTCTGGTTTTTGCGCACGATAAAGAAGACTGATGAAGGCTATGTTTGGGCTGGCTTGGCAAAAGAAACCGCACACCAGATCGGCACGCCGCTTTCCTCGATGATTGGGTGGATTGAGATTCTTCGCATGGAAAACGAAAACAGCGAAGGCGTGCGCGAAATTGAAAAAGACATCAACCGCCTGAAAACCATCTCCGAAAGGTTCTCCAAAATTGGCTCGGTACCCGAACTGAACGATCTGAATATCAATGAAACCTTACAGCAGAATTATGATTATCTGAAATCCCGGATCTCCACCAAAGTACGCTTTACCCTGGTGTTGCCGCACGAAGAAATCCTGATTCCGCATAACCGTATCTTGCTGAGCTGGGTGATTGAAAATATCGTAAAGAATGCCGTAGATGCCATGCGCGGCGAAGGCCGCCTCGAAATCTGCATGTACGAAAAAAACCGCTCTATCTTTATTGATTTTAAAGACAGCGGAGCAGGAATGACGGGCTACCAGGCCAGCAACGCTTTCAAGGCGGGTTATTCTACAAAAAAACGTGGCTGGGGCTTAGGCCTCTCACTGGCCAAAAGGGTGATTAAGGAATATCACCGCGGCGATATCCGCATCGCACACACCGAAGTAGGGAAGGGCACTACTTTTAGAATCAGCATCAAGAATACCTGA
- a CDS encoding M1 family metallopeptidase produces the protein MRKTTLLIILLSGLLPAQNFTKQDTLKGSDTHFRNFWDVKKYELSVEPNFNEKSVSGSNKITFEITQEVQNPVFQIDLQQPMAYRLISDDSKLSARREGDFIFIETKKSYKKGETHTFTIDYWGQPVIAKNAPWDGGWVFAKDANGNPFVSVAQEGIGASVWLPIKDLWSDEPDEGIVMKIITPKDLTGVGNGRLISKTTENDKNIFVWEVKNPINAYSIVPSVGKYVNFKDIYDGEKGKLDLDYWVLDYNLDKARKQFKQVKPMMQAFEYWFGPYPFYEDSYKLVETPYLGMEHQSNVAYGNGYENGYLGRDLSGTGVGLNWDFIIIHETGHEWFANSITAKDQADMWIHEGFTSYSETLFTEKYMDKASAEKYVQGIRRNIANDIPIIGTYGVRNEGSGDMYYKGANMLHTIRQIIGNDDKFRQILRGLGKEFYHQTVTTQQIENYFSRHSGIDLSSIFNQYLRTTKVPVLEYSQRGNELNFRYTNAVENLHIPLKINDFQMITPTDKWQTVRLMNLQPVQFDDNYYVKYQSVK, from the coding sequence ATGAGAAAAACCACGCTGCTTATTATCTTATTGTCCGGACTTTTACCGGCCCAGAACTTCACTAAACAGGACACGCTGAAAGGCTCGGATACGCATTTCCGCAACTTTTGGGATGTTAAGAAGTACGAGCTTTCTGTTGAGCCTAATTTTAATGAAAAATCTGTTTCGGGCAGCAATAAAATCACTTTTGAAATTACCCAAGAGGTACAGAACCCCGTATTTCAGATAGATCTGCAGCAACCTATGGCGTACCGACTCATTTCTGATGATAGCAAACTCAGCGCACGCCGCGAAGGGGATTTCATCTTTATTGAAACCAAGAAAAGCTATAAAAAAGGCGAAACACACACTTTTACGATAGATTATTGGGGACAGCCGGTGATCGCAAAAAACGCCCCGTGGGATGGCGGCTGGGTTTTTGCCAAGGACGCGAACGGAAATCCCTTTGTAAGTGTGGCCCAGGAAGGCATTGGCGCCTCGGTGTGGCTTCCTATTAAAGACCTCTGGAGTGATGAACCTGATGAGGGCATCGTGATGAAGATCATCACACCCAAAGACCTTACTGGCGTCGGAAATGGCCGTCTGATCTCAAAAACCACTGAGAACGATAAGAACATCTTTGTCTGGGAAGTTAAAAACCCGATTAATGCTTATTCCATCGTGCCGAGCGTTGGTAAATATGTCAATTTTAAAGATATTTATGACGGTGAAAAAGGCAAACTCGACCTTGATTATTGGGTACTGGACTACAATCTAGACAAGGCAAGAAAACAGTTTAAGCAAGTAAAACCGATGATGCAGGCATTCGAGTACTGGTTTGGCCCATATCCTTTTTATGAAGATTCTTATAAACTGGTCGAAACGCCTTATCTGGGTATGGAGCATCAGAGCAATGTCGCTTACGGCAACGGCTATGAAAACGGCTATCTAGGCCGCGATCTTTCCGGCACCGGCGTGGGCCTGAACTGGGATTTCATCATCATCCACGAAACCGGGCACGAATGGTTTGCCAACAGCATCACCGCCAAAGACCAAGCTGATATGTGGATCCATGAAGGATTCACCAGCTATTCCGAAACGCTTTTCACCGAAAAATATATGGATAAAGCTTCCGCAGAGAAGTATGTACAGGGCATCCGCCGTAATATTGCCAACGACATCCCGATTATCGGCACATACGGCGTAAGAAACGAGGGCAGTGGCGATATGTACTATAAAGGCGCCAATATGTTGCATACGATCCGCCAGATTATTGGGAATGATGACAAATTCCGGCAGATACTAAGAGGTTTGGGCAAAGAGTTTTACCATCAAACGGTTACCACGCAGCAGATTGAAAATTACTTCTCCAGACACTCGGGGATTGATCTGTCCAGTATATTCAATCAATATTTAAGAACGACAAAAGTCCCTGTTTTAGAATACTCGCAACGCGGGAATGAACTGAACTTCCGCTACACTAACGCAGTAGAGAACCTGCATATTCCATTGAAAATCAATGACTTTCAAATGATTACCCCGACAGACAAATGGCAAACAGTAAGACTAATGAATTTGCAACCTGTACAATTTGATGATAATTATTATGTGAAATATCAGTCCGTCAAATAG